A single genomic interval of Camelina sativa cultivar DH55 chromosome 11, Cs, whole genome shotgun sequence harbors:
- the LOC104724183 gene encoding probable disease resistance protein RPP1, whose product MDSSFYYGFCAAAITFFTLFGTILFMFYGKIKSHQENKTVVASSSTLSLTATPSSLSRTRKHHVFPSFHGADVRKTFLTHILKECKGKGIDPFIDNDIERSKSIGPELIEAIRGSKIAIVLLSRNYASSSWCLNELVEIMKCREEFGQTVMTIFYEVDPTDVKKQTGDFGKVFKRTCKDKTKDEIKRWRKVLEAVAAIAGEHSRNWDNEAAMTEKIAIDVSNMLNNSTPSRDFDGLIGMGAHMKEMESLLSLGSDEVRMIAIWGPSGIGKTTIARVLYSQFSENFELSVFMENIKESTYTRPVCSDEYSAKMQLQKRFMSQIINHKDMELPHLGIAQDRLNDKKVLIVLDSIDQSIHIDAIAKETRWFGHGSRIIITTQDQKLLKAHGINHIYKVEFPSAYEAYQMFCVYAFGQIFPKDGFEELAWEVTKFLGNLPLGLRVMGSHFRGMSRHEWVNELPRLKTRLDAGIQSILKFSYDVLCDEDKDLFLHIACLFNNEEMVKVEDYLALSFLDVRQGLQVLAEKSLIAIEVLHSVYTRIDMHNLLVQLGTEIVRHKPGHQSIREPGKRRFLVDAKDIYEVLTDNTGSRNIIGILLEVRPLSGELNISERAFKGMSNLKFLRFHGPYYHESDKLYLPQGLNNLPRKLRLIEWSRFPLICLPSDFCTAYLVELRMWNSKLQKLWQGYQPLGSLKIMDLRESKHLKELPDLSSATNLEELNLFECSSLAKLPSSIGNLQKLQKLSLHGCSKLEVLPTNINLESLINLDLTDCLLIKRFPEISTNIKDLKLTKTAIKEVPLTIKSWSSLHKLEMSYNEGLKEFPHALEIITRLYFNDTEMQEIPPWVMKISRLQSLALSGCKKLITIPQLSDSLLTISAVNCESLESLDISFHNHLLHSLLFVNCFKLNKEARELIQTSSTSVFLPDKEVPANFTYRANPGCSVIVNLNQRPLSTTCRFKACVLLVTQDDKEKGANGKTFGVTHRLRDKNKFGVDIQCRPTYYYEFPSILAEHLFTFEFEADVTSIELLFSFHVHKSDEVMIKECGVLLL is encoded by the exons ATGGATTCTTCTTTTTACTATGGTTTTTGTGCTGCTGCAATAACCTTCTTCACTCTTTTCGGTACAATACTTTTCATgttttatggaaaaataaaatcccatcaagaaaacaaaacagttgTTGCTTCTTCCTCTACTTTATCTCTTACAGCAACCCCATCTTCTTTGTCTCGAACTCGGAAACACCACGTCTTCCCAAGCTTCCACGGAGCAGATGTTCGAAAAACCTTTCTTACTCACATTCTAAAAGAGTGCAAAGGAAAGGGAATCGATCCATTCATTGATAATGATATCGAGAGGAGCAAGTCAATCGGTCCTGAGCTCATAGAAGCTATCAGAGGATCGAAGATAGCGATCGTATTGCTCTCGAGAAACTACGCTTCTTCGTCGTGGTGCCTTAACGAGTTGGTGGAGATCATGAAGTGCAGAGAAGAGTTTGGTCAAACAGTGATGACCATTTTCTATGAAGTTGATCCGACTGATGTAAAGAAGCAAACCGGAGATTTTGGTAAGGTCTTCAAAAGAACTTgtaaagacaaaacaaaagatgagaTTAAGAGATGGAGAAAAGTTTTGGAGGCTGTGGCAGCAATCGCTGGAGAGCACTCACGCAACTG GGATAATGAAGCAGCCATGACTGAAAAAATCGCCATTGATGTGTCAAACATGCTGAATAATTCTACACCATCAAGAGATTTTGATGGTTTAATAGGGATGGGAGCTCATATGAAGGAAATGGAATCACTGTTAAGTCTAGGCTCTGATGAAGTAAGGATGATTGCGATTTGGGGTCCGTCTGGGATTGGAAAGACCACCATTGCCAGAGTCTTGTATAGCcaattttctgaaaattttgaattgagtGTCTTCATGGAAAATATCAAAGAGTCGACGTATACAAGACCAGTTTGTTCTGATGAGTACAGTGCAAAGATGCAGTTACAAAAAAGATTCATGTCCCAGATAATCAACCATAAGGATATGGAGCTTCCTCATTTAGGCATTGCCCAAGATAGGTTGAACGACAAGAAAGTACTCATTGTTCTTGATAGCATTGATCAGTCAATACATATAGATGCTATCGCAAAAGAAACTCGGTGGTTCGGTCATGGAAGTCGGATTATCATCACAACACAAGACCAAAAACTTTTGAAGGCACATGGAATCAACCATATTTACAAGGTGGAGTTTCCATCAGCATATGAAGCTTATCAGATGTTTTGTGTGTATGCTTTTGGCCAAATCTTCCCTAAAGATGGTTTTGAGGAGCTTGCATGGGAAGTTACAAAATTTTTAGGTAATCTACCATTGGGACTAAGAGTTATGGGATCCCACTTCCGGGGAATGTCTAGGCATGAGTGGGTAAATGAACTACCAAGGTTAAAGACTCGCCTTGATGCTGGAATTCAAAGCATTTTAAAGTTCAGTTACGATGTCTTATGTGATGAAGATAAAGATTTGTTCCTTCATATAGCCTGCCTTTTCAACAATGAAGAAATGGTGAAAGTGGAAGATTATCTTGCTTTAAGTTTCTTGGATGTGAGGCAAGGGCTTCAAGTCTTAGCTGAGAAATCTCTCATAGCTATTGAGGTTCTACATAGTGTGTATACACGTATAGATATGCACAATCTACTAGTACAACTAGGTACAGAAATTGTTCGTCATAAGCCTGGGCACCAATCCATTCGTGAGCCTGGGAAGCGTCGATTTTTGGTTGATGCTAAAGATATTTATGAAGTACTCACTGATAACACG GGTAGTAGAAATATAATAGGTATACTTTTGGAGGTAAGACCCCTATCAGGTGAATTAAATATCAGTGAAAGAGCTTTTAAAGGAATGTCTAACCTTAAATTCTTAAGATTCCATGGCCCATATTATCACGAAAGTGATAAATTGTACTTACCGCAAGGTTTGAATAATCTACCTCGGAAACTTAGATTAATAGAATGGAGTCGTTTCCCATTGATATGTTTGCCTTCTGATTTTTGTACCGCGTACCTAGTCGAGCTACGTATGTGGAACAGCAAACTTCAGAAATTGTGGCAAGGGTATCAG CCGCTTGGAAGTCTGAAGATAATGGATTTGCGCGAGTCCAAACACCTCAAAGAGTTACCTGATCTCTCAAGTGCAACTAATCTTGAAGAATTGAATCTGTTTGAATGCTCAAGTTTGGCAAAGCTCCCCTCTTCTATTGGAAACCTTCAGAAATTGCAAAAGTTGAGTTTACACGGATGCTCAAAGCTAGAGGTTCTTCCAACAAATATCAACTTGGAATCTCTCATTAACCTTGATCTCACTGATTGCTTACTGATCAAAAGATTTCCTGAGATCTCCACAAACATTAAGGATCTCAAGCTCACGAAAACTGCAATAAAAGAAGTGCCTTTGACGATCAAGTCATGGTCTAGTCTTCATAAATTGGAAATGTCATACAATGAAGGTCTTAAGGAATTCCCGCATGCACTTGAAATCATCACAAGGTTGTACTTTAACGATACAGAAATGCAAGAAATTCCTCCGTGGGTTATGAAAATTTCTCGTCTTCAGTCACTTGCACTTTCCGGATGCAAAAAGTTGATAACAATCCCACAACTTTCCGATTCCTTATTAACTATTTCGGCAGTCAATTGTGAGTCACTGGAGAGCCTTGATATCTCTTTTCACAACCATCTTTTGCACAGTCTCCTGTTTGTTAATTGCTTCAAGCTGAATAAAGAAGCAAGAGAACTCATCCAGACTAGTAGTACCAGTGTGTTCTTACCTGATAAAGAAGTGCCTGCAAACTTCACTTACCGAGCTAATCCTGGATGTTCAGTGATTGTAAATTTGAATCAAAGGCCTCTTTCAACAACCTGTAGATTTAAAGCTTGCGTCTTGTTAGTCACTCAAGATGACAAGGAGAAGGGTGCCAATGGTAAGACATTTGGTGTAACTCATCGCCTCAGGGACAAGAATAAATTTGGCGTCGACATTCAATGCAGACCTACATACTATTACGAATTTCCCTCCATTTTAGCAGAGCATTTATTCACCTTTGAGTTTGAAGCAGATGTGACGTCCATCGAGCTTCTTTTTTCGTTCCACGTCCACAAGAGTGACGAGGTGATGATAAAAGAATGTGGAGTACTCCTACTCTAA
- the LOC104728301 gene encoding uncharacterized protein LOC104728301, producing the protein MFGFGYVLGQVILSLAAKGFQKSIPLCRETFFSGAMDDQLVKRYQDLLTKSSRMPLFDLRKLNASLPVPKPMETSTKVLVLGAKDDFIVDDEGLKETGRFYDVEPVCIDGVAHDLMLDCSWEKSADVFLNWLRGSSKLGNLHA; encoded by the exons ATGTTTGGATTTGGTTATGTTCTTGGGCAGGTTATTCTCAGTTTAGCTGCTAAAGGTTTTCAGAAATCTATTCCTCTTTGTCGGGAAACATTCTTCTCTGGAGCCATGGATGATCAACTTGTAAAGCG TTACCAGGATCTTTTGACAAAGAGTTCACGGATGCCGCTGTTTGACCTGAGGAAGCTAAACGCATCACTTCCAGTGCCTAAACCAATGGAGACCTCGACAAAAGTTCTTGTTTTAGGTGCCAAAGATGATTTCATAGTG GACGATGAAGGACTTAAGGAAACCGGGCGGTTTTATGATGTTGAACCGGTTTGTATTGACGGTGTTGCTCATGACTTGATGCTAGATTGTTCATGGGAGAAAAGTGCTGATGTTTTTTTGAATTGGCTACGTGGTTCGTCTAAACTGGGAAATTTACATGCTTAA